One Desulfovulcanus ferrireducens genomic window carries:
- the ahcY gene encoding adenosylhomocysteinase, with the protein MVLKLDPTLEYKIADIGLAEWGLKEMALSENEMPGLMALQEKYGQEKPLKGLKIMGSLHMTIQTAMLIQTLYKLGADIRWASCNIFSTQDHAAAAVVKKGYAKVFAWKGETLEEYWWCTEQALTWPDGSGPDLIVDDGGDATLFVHQGVKVEKNPSLLNEKQDNKEFQIVMDRLAESYKNDPQKWTRIAKNIRGVSEETTTGVHRLYQMEKNGELLFPAINVNDSVTKSKFDNIYGCRESLADGIKRATDIMLAGKVIVVCGYGDVGKGCAQSMRGYGARVLITEIDPICALQAAMEGYEVTTMEEAAPIGDIFITATGCCDVIRGEHMERMKDEAIICNIGHFDSEIEMSYLENNPKCKRINIKPQVDKWILESGRSIIVLAEGRLVNLGCATGHPSFVMSNSFTNQVLAQIELAKNKYEPKVMVLPKKLDEEVARLHLERLGVKLERLTPKQAEYLGVPIDGPYKPEHYRY; encoded by the coding sequence ATGGTTTTAAAATTAGATCCAACTTTGGAGTATAAGATTGCTGATATTGGTCTGGCCGAATGGGGGCTGAAAGAAATGGCTCTCTCAGAGAATGAGATGCCAGGCCTTATGGCATTGCAGGAAAAGTATGGTCAAGAAAAGCCCTTAAAAGGGTTAAAGATCATGGGCAGTTTGCACATGACCATTCAAACGGCCATGCTTATTCAGACTTTATACAAATTGGGCGCTGATATTCGCTGGGCTTCCTGCAACATTTTTTCTACCCAGGATCACGCGGCAGCGGCAGTAGTGAAGAAGGGGTATGCCAAGGTCTTTGCCTGGAAAGGAGAAACTTTGGAGGAGTACTGGTGGTGTACCGAGCAAGCCTTGACCTGGCCGGATGGTTCCGGTCCGGATTTGATCGTGGATGATGGTGGAGATGCCACCTTGTTTGTACATCAAGGGGTAAAGGTGGAAAAGAACCCTTCGCTTTTGAATGAGAAACAGGACAATAAAGAGTTTCAGATAGTGATGGATCGTTTGGCTGAGAGTTATAAAAACGATCCCCAAAAATGGACACGTATAGCAAAGAATATTCGCGGGGTTTCAGAGGAGACCACCACTGGTGTACACAGGTTGTATCAGATGGAGAAAAATGGCGAGCTCTTATTTCCGGCTATAAATGTTAATGATTCCGTTACAAAATCAAAATTTGACAATATTTATGGCTGCCGTGAGTCTCTGGCTGATGGGATCAAAAGGGCCACTGATATTATGCTTGCAGGAAAGGTGATCGTGGTTTGTGGTTATGGAGATGTGGGTAAGGGTTGCGCTCAATCCATGCGCGGCTACGGGGCCAGAGTACTGATAACAGAGATTGATCCTATTTGTGCCCTGCAGGCTGCTATGGAAGGATATGAAGTAACCACAATGGAGGAAGCCGCTCCAATTGGAGATATATTTATTACGGCTACGGGTTGCTGTGACGTTATTCGCGGTGAGCATATGGAGCGGATGAAAGATGAGGCCATCATTTGTAATATCGGCCACTTTGATTCAGAGATAGAGATGAGTTACCTGGAAAATAATCCCAAGTGCAAGAGAATTAATATCAAACCCCAGGTGGACAAATGGATTTTGGAATCAGGCAGGTCTATAATCGTCCTGGCCGAAGGACGGCTTGTCAACCTGGGTTGTGCCACAGGGCATCCCAGTTTTGTCATGAGTAACAGCTTCACCAACCAGGTGCTGGCTCAGATTGAATTGGCCAAAAATAAGTATGAGCCTAAGGTGATGGTTTTACCTAAAAAACTGGATGAGGAAGTGGCCAGGCTCCATCTGGAGCGGTTAGGGGTAAAACTGGAACGGTTAACCCCAAAACAGGCAGAATATCTAGGCGTGCCAATTGACGGGCCGTACAAGCCAGAACATTATCGCTATTAG
- a CDS encoding DUF502 domain-containing protein, whose product MVKQNENPNIFIRFKDFLKTNLIAGLLFLTPIAATFYFLKILIKWLDQILLIIPAQYRPENFLPFPVPGLGVIVLVILLIITGFLVRNYLGSKLVSLWERIINKIPFINKFYTSVKQLIETLVNGAGKDFKRVVLVEFPRDGVYSLAYVTGVAVGELQRKTQKKVINVYVPTTPNPTSGYYLVVPEEDVIPLDMSVEDSFKLLISGGIINPEDPNQGGDK is encoded by the coding sequence GTGGTTAAACAAAATGAAAACCCAAATATTTTTATCCGATTCAAGGACTTTTTAAAAACTAACCTCATTGCGGGTCTTCTCTTTCTAACCCCCATTGCGGCCACTTTTTACTTTTTAAAAATTCTTATAAAGTGGCTTGACCAGATTTTGCTCATCATTCCAGCCCAGTATCGGCCAGAAAACTTCTTGCCTTTTCCAGTACCCGGATTGGGAGTTATCGTCCTGGTTATTCTCCTGATCATTACAGGCTTCCTGGTCCGCAACTATTTGGGGAGTAAACTGGTTTCGTTATGGGAGAGGATCATCAACAAAATCCCCTTCATAAACAAATTTTATACCTCAGTAAAACAACTGATAGAAACTCTCGTCAATGGCGCGGGAAAAGACTTTAAACGGGTTGTCCTTGTTGAATTTCCCCGCGATGGTGTTTACTCACTGGCTTATGTAACAGGAGTGGCCGTGGGTGAGTTACAACGAAAAACCCAAAAAAAAGTAATAAATGTCTATGTCCCCACTACCCCCAACCCCACATCCGGGTATTACCTGGTGGTTCCGGAAGAAGATGTCATTCCTCTGGACATGAGCGTGGAGGACTCGTTTAAGCTGCTTATCTCAGGTGGGATAATAAATCCCGAAGACCCCAATCAAGGAGGAGACAAATGA
- a CDS encoding (Fe-S)-binding protein, producing the protein MIKATGIYSFQTVSEAKCIQCARCLEVCPVFLATNAEELSPRAKAVMLQNLDLLSRYMTREVRTSDPRLLNKVRMLAGLCAGCGKCARVCPQQVDVPGRLSKIKSECSGWRAWIWARLVKYGFLLPKALPLAATERVLGPFLPAGRRKYLTAISRGETVKPWLKIEMSKVTQGLSREASVAEREDVKKVVVFPGCLGRIFWPHLLEKAEKLLKGLGYQLLPTPDWACCGFTFKGAGLLNEQKRCQEINFALWKKLGQPKIVTFCATCDHGLKDIFDTNFSKFKESIVSFEGLIDYATWTLDGDRPEHILWHRPCHAREGEARLWQEKFESAGVKLTLNEEYCCGLGGSLQIEAPDLSRQVSTLFWQNLDINDGTVHILSSCNGCVLQLKATKPDNMRVSHWLEVIRTE; encoded by the coding sequence ATGATTAAGGCAACGGGTATTTATTCTTTTCAAACGGTCAGCGAGGCTAAATGTATTCAATGTGCCCGCTGCCTGGAGGTGTGTCCTGTATTTTTAGCCACCAATGCCGAGGAATTGAGTCCGAGGGCCAAGGCGGTCATGTTACAGAATTTGGATTTATTGTCCAGGTATATGACTCGCGAGGTTCGAACCTCTGACCCTCGACTACTAAATAAGGTGCGAATGTTAGCAGGCCTCTGTGCCGGTTGTGGCAAATGTGCCCGGGTTTGTCCACAGCAAGTTGATGTTCCGGGACGCTTATCTAAAATAAAGTCCGAGTGTTCCGGTTGGAGGGCCTGGATATGGGCCAGGTTAGTCAAATATGGTTTTTTGCTGCCCAAGGCGTTGCCTTTGGCGGCTACAGAACGCGTTCTTGGTCCGTTTTTACCGGCAGGGAGGAGAAAATACCTGACGGCAATATCCAGGGGCGAAACAGTCAAGCCCTGGCTGAAAATAGAAATGTCGAAGGTCACACAAGGTTTAAGCCGTGAGGCCTCTGTTGCTGAGAGAGAGGATGTAAAAAAAGTAGTTGTTTTCCCCGGTTGTCTTGGGCGTATTTTTTGGCCCCATTTACTTGAAAAGGCAGAAAAGCTCCTCAAGGGCCTTGGTTATCAACTTTTGCCAACACCTGACTGGGCCTGCTGTGGCTTTACCTTCAAGGGGGCCGGCTTACTAAACGAGCAAAAGAGATGCCAGGAAATAAATTTTGCTCTTTGGAAAAAGCTGGGACAACCCAAGATTGTTACTTTTTGTGCTACATGCGACCATGGGTTAAAAGATATATTTGATACGAATTTTTCAAAGTTTAAGGAGAGCATTGTATCTTTTGAGGGGTTAATAGATTATGCTACCTGGACGCTTGATGGGGATAGGCCGGAGCATATTTTGTGGCACAGGCCCTGTCATGCAAGAGAAGGCGAAGCCAGGCTCTGGCAGGAGAAATTTGAGAGTGCCGGAGTGAAGTTAACTTTAAATGAGGAGTATTGTTGTGGTCTAGGTGGTAGTTTACAAATCGAAGCCCCGGATTTAAGCAGGCAAGTAAGTACTTTATTTTGGCAAAATTTAGATATAAATGACGGCACGGTACATATCCTTTCGTCCTGTAATGGGTGTGTGTTGCAGCTTAAAGCTACCAAACCGGATAATATGCGTGTAAGTCATTGGCTCGAGGTTATAAGGACTGAGTAA
- a CDS encoding DUF721 domain-containing protein, with the protein MRSFAEALKKQFSSEEIKNNFRLAQLWNNWSEVVGSKLADLIRPLGHKQHTLILGADDSIVIQEMNFFAPQILERVNDFLDQPFFDKIRFELIKGRTPLDQQLVITPVRQRSLKKPQNLGKLLDKLPKDSPVYKCYKKYISMFEV; encoded by the coding sequence ATGCGATCCTTTGCCGAAGCATTAAAAAAACAATTTTCCAGTGAGGAAATTAAAAACAACTTTCGCCTGGCTCAGCTCTGGAACAATTGGTCAGAGGTCGTTGGGTCAAAACTAGCGGACCTGATCAGACCCTTAGGGCATAAGCAACACACCCTTATTTTAGGGGCAGACGATTCTATAGTCATCCAGGAAATGAATTTCTTTGCCCCCCAAATCTTGGAAAGGGTCAATGATTTTTTAGACCAACCTTTTTTTGACAAGATACGCTTCGAGCTGATAAAGGGCAGAACCCCGTTGGATCAACAATTAGTCATAACACCGGTCAGACAACGATCTTTAAAAAAGCCCCAAAATCTAGGCAAATTGTTGGATAAATTACCAAAAGATTCGCCCGTTTATAAATGCTATAAAAAATATATATCTATGTTTGAGGTTTAA
- the metK gene encoding methionine adenosyltransferase, which produces MIVASDRYLFTSESVTEGHPDKVADQISDAVLDVILEQDPQARVACETLVTTGLAFIAGEISTTAFAEFPQIVRETVKEIGYDSSDVGFDYETCAVISSIDRQSPDIARGVNRQKPEEQGAGDQGMMFGFAVNETKTLMPAPIYYAHKLSRRLAYVRKNNILDFLRPDGKTEVSVEYINGKPTRIDNVVIACQHNENISYADLVDAVKEEVIFKVLPEDMLDENLRIFINTTGRFVIGGPLADCGLTGRKIIQDTYGGMGNHGGGAFSGKDPSKVDRSAAYMTRYIAKNIVAAGLADKCEVQIAYAIGVAEPVSVLVTSWGTGQVPDDVLTKAVKEVFDLRPYYIIERLNLLRPIYKKTACYGHFGREDVDFTWEKTDAVDDLRTACKI; this is translated from the coding sequence ATGATCGTCGCAAGTGACCGCTATTTGTTTACATCGGAATCAGTGACCGAAGGCCATCCGGACAAGGTGGCTGACCAAATTTCTGATGCTGTGCTGGATGTAATATTGGAGCAAGATCCTCAGGCGCGCGTGGCCTGTGAGACCTTGGTCACCACTGGTCTGGCCTTTATAGCCGGAGAAATTTCCACTACTGCCTTTGCTGAATTTCCCCAGATTGTCAGAGAGACAGTCAAAGAAATCGGCTACGACAGCTCAGATGTAGGTTTTGACTATGAAACATGTGCTGTTATCTCATCCATAGACAGGCAATCGCCAGATATTGCCAGGGGTGTAAACCGACAAAAACCAGAAGAGCAGGGTGCAGGAGATCAGGGCATGATGTTTGGTTTTGCAGTCAATGAAACCAAGACATTGATGCCTGCTCCTATTTACTACGCCCATAAATTATCCAGGCGATTGGCCTACGTACGCAAAAACAATATCCTGGATTTCTTGAGACCCGACGGCAAAACAGAAGTTTCCGTAGAATACATTAACGGTAAACCAACCCGGATAGACAATGTGGTCATTGCCTGCCAGCACAATGAAAATATATCTTATGCAGACCTTGTAGATGCCGTCAAAGAAGAAGTTATCTTCAAGGTTCTGCCAGAAGACATGCTGGATGAAAACTTGCGTATTTTTATCAATACCACTGGCCGCTTTGTCATTGGCGGGCCTCTGGCCGACTGCGGCCTTACCGGACGAAAAATTATCCAGGATACCTATGGAGGCATGGGAAACCACGGTGGCGGTGCCTTTTCCGGTAAAGATCCGTCCAAGGTAGACCGCTCAGCTGCTTACATGACCAGGTATATTGCCAAAAATATCGTAGCTGCCGGACTGGCTGATAAGTGTGAAGTCCAAATTGCCTACGCCATTGGTGTAGCTGAACCAGTATCTGTTCTGGTCACTTCCTGGGGCACAGGTCAAGTACCGGATGATGTTTTAACCAAAGCGGTTAAAGAAGTCTTTGATCTCCGCCCCTATTACATCATAGAACGTCTTAACCTGCTAAGGCCCATCTATAAGAAAACAGCCTGCTATGGTCATTTTGGGCGAGAAGATGTGGATTTTACATGGGAAAAGACCGATGCTGTTGATGATTTGAGAACAGCCTGTAAGATATAA
- the panC gene encoding pantoate--beta-alanine ligase — MKIISDVHKLQHICLDLRSQGKKIALVPTMGYFHEGHLSLMRWARQNCEQLIVSLFVNPTQFAPNEDLEAYPRDLDRDKKLAQKEKVDILFTPKPEALYLPGHCTWVEVPDLAQNLCAKARPTHFRGVATIVCKLFNLTLPHLAVFGQKDWQQLTIIKRMVKDLNLPIEVVGRPIVREPDGLAMSSRNTYLTPAERKQASFIYKGLLMAQTMVKQTHVQAETIKNALKEFYKKNLPSGKIDYIELVHPEQLTPVSLIDQPTLLAVAIFLGHARLIDNIVLRV, encoded by the coding sequence ATGAAAATAATAAGTGATGTGCACAAACTGCAGCATATATGTCTTGACCTGCGAAGCCAGGGTAAAAAAATTGCTCTCGTGCCCACCATGGGCTATTTTCATGAAGGGCATTTAAGCCTGATGCGCTGGGCAAGACAAAATTGTGAACAACTCATAGTCTCCTTATTTGTCAATCCTACCCAGTTTGCACCAAATGAGGATCTTGAAGCCTATCCGCGCGATCTGGACCGGGATAAAAAACTAGCCCAAAAAGAAAAAGTCGATATCCTGTTTACTCCCAAGCCTGAAGCCCTTTATCTACCAGGCCATTGCACCTGGGTTGAGGTCCCGGATCTGGCACAAAATCTGTGCGCAAAGGCCCGGCCCACCCATTTTCGGGGGGTGGCCACTATTGTCTGCAAACTGTTTAACCTGACCTTACCTCATCTGGCTGTCTTTGGACAAAAAGATTGGCAGCAGTTGACAATTATCAAACGCATGGTCAAAGACTTGAATCTTCCTATAGAGGTAGTCGGCAGGCCTATTGTACGCGAACCAGATGGACTGGCCATGAGCTCCAGAAACACCTATTTAACACCCGCTGAACGAAAACAGGCCTCTTTTATCTATAAAGGCTTGTTAATGGCCCAGACTATGGTTAAACAGACTCATGTGCAGGCTGAAACAATCAAAAACGCACTGAAAGAATTTTACAAAAAAAACTTACCTTCAGGCAAAATAGACTATATTGAACTGGTCCATCCGGAACAATTGACTCCCGTGTCTCTGATAGATCAACCAACCCTCTTGGCTGTGGCCATTTTTCTTGGCCACGCCAGACTGATAGACAATATCGTACTTCGTGTTTAG
- a CDS encoding DUF3536 domain-containing protein, which translates to MKHFKSLCIHGHFYQPPRFDPWLEEVLPEGSAAPFANWNERIARECYEPLAFARRLSHDGRIFKIINCYEWISFNVGPTLLTWMEDRAPQVYARVIEGDKKSVQRLGFGNALAQSYHHIIMPLTTDLDRDVEISWAIADFEHRFGRKPDGMWLPETAVDIPTLEALARAKIEFTILAPRQAMAVAELNSEEWTPVDETSLDTSLPYLVNLPSGKTIAVFFYNGPLSHGVAFDDYLSDGEGFWQKITSDHLGGLLTLATDGESYGHHFKFAEMALAYVIEQALKKRDGIDLVNLAYYLQQNPPQKKVKIREKTSWSCVHGLKRWQDDCGCSAGRHPDWRQHWRRPLRRALNYLKYYVDEHFRRLGRGLFEKPNKALLDYGKCLCGMIEQEEFAHTYLRSGFSKKDMSRAFSLLEMQRFALASFASCAWFFDDIGRIEPLNSLSCALRSMELMQDLDGPDIEEGVVHILEEAFSNDEAIGDGRQIWMTLIKPGQMSRKKLVNFALTLRKNNIQPDFKGVKFLFEKEHMTIIWPKLLKEEKVELGPGKYEISSKVLGPKLNKFLLCELARQKQDWLWSGLIKVGEELVPYFQQWEEGQTEVFDQVKDFLPALILHHIFFQELERENFIDYFKMFLSENPFWRQKISRQVEDGLWRCFYAQDWSQMIRLMERSNKLGLSLDLFKIQNEIWKKGVKNFDARFLSIFFFDTASSN; encoded by the coding sequence ATGAAGCATTTTAAATCCCTTTGTATTCACGGCCATTTTTACCAACCCCCGCGTTTTGATCCCTGGCTGGAAGAGGTCTTGCCGGAAGGCAGTGCTGCGCCATTTGCTAACTGGAATGAGCGTATCGCCAGGGAGTGCTATGAACCTCTGGCCTTTGCTCGCAGGCTTAGTCACGATGGCAGGATTTTTAAAATTATCAACTGTTATGAATGGATTAGTTTTAATGTGGGACCAACTCTTCTCACCTGGATGGAAGATAGGGCTCCTCAGGTCTATGCTCGAGTAATCGAAGGCGATAAGAAAAGTGTGCAAAGGCTTGGTTTTGGTAATGCACTGGCCCAGTCTTATCATCATATAATTATGCCTTTGACCACTGATTTGGACAGGGATGTGGAAATTTCCTGGGCCATAGCAGATTTCGAGCATCGTTTTGGACGTAAGCCCGATGGCATGTGGCTGCCAGAAACCGCGGTGGACATTCCCACTCTGGAGGCCTTGGCCAGAGCAAAAATTGAATTTACCATTCTTGCTCCCAGGCAGGCTATGGCTGTTGCTGAGCTTAACAGTGAAGAGTGGACACCTGTGGATGAAACGAGCCTGGATACATCCCTGCCCTATTTAGTCAATTTACCTTCCGGAAAAACTATAGCAGTCTTTTTTTATAATGGTCCTCTGTCGCATGGAGTGGCCTTTGACGATTATTTAAGCGATGGTGAGGGATTTTGGCAAAAAATTACGTCTGATCATTTAGGGGGACTTTTGACTCTGGCCACAGACGGGGAGTCTTATGGTCATCATTTCAAGTTTGCAGAAATGGCCCTGGCCTATGTCATTGAGCAGGCTCTGAAAAAAAGAGACGGCATAGACCTGGTCAACCTGGCTTATTATCTTCAGCAAAATCCACCGCAAAAAAAAGTAAAAATCAGGGAAAAAACTTCCTGGAGTTGCGTTCATGGGCTAAAACGCTGGCAGGATGATTGCGGATGTAGTGCTGGCAGGCACCCGGACTGGCGGCAGCACTGGCGAAGACCCTTGCGACGGGCTTTGAATTATCTCAAATATTATGTGGACGAGCATTTTAGACGCTTGGGCAGGGGATTATTTGAGAAACCCAATAAGGCCTTACTTGATTATGGGAAGTGTCTATGCGGAATGATAGAGCAGGAAGAATTTGCACATACGTATTTACGGTCCGGCTTTTCAAAAAAAGATATGAGCCGGGCTTTTTCTCTTCTGGAGATGCAACGCTTTGCCTTGGCCAGTTTTGCAAGCTGTGCCTGGTTCTTTGATGATATTGGCCGAATTGAGCCATTAAATAGTCTAAGTTGTGCCTTGCGCAGTATGGAGCTTATGCAGGATTTGGACGGACCTGACATTGAAGAGGGGGTTGTGCATATTTTAGAGGAAGCATTTTCCAATGACGAGGCTATAGGAGATGGCCGGCAGATTTGGATGACCCTGATTAAGCCAGGCCAGATGAGTAGAAAAAAGCTGGTTAACTTTGCTCTTACCCTGCGTAAAAACAATATCCAGCCTGATTTTAAGGGGGTTAAGTTCCTTTTTGAAAAGGAACATATGACCATTATCTGGCCAAAGCTGTTGAAAGAAGAAAAGGTTGAATTAGGGCCAGGAAAGTATGAAATATCTTCAAAAGTGCTTGGACCCAAACTAAATAAATTTTTACTTTGTGAGCTTGCCAGACAAAAACAGGACTGGTTGTGGTCAGGGCTGATAAAGGTAGGAGAAGAGTTGGTTCCTTATTTTCAGCAATGGGAAGAAGGACAAACAGAAGTTTTTGATCAGGTTAAAGATTTTCTCCCTGCACTGATTTTGCACCATATATTTTTTCAGGAGTTGGAACGGGAAAATTTTATTGATTATTTTAAAATGTTCTTGTCCGAAAATCCTTTTTGGCGACAGAAGATTTCCAGACAAGTTGAGGATGGTTTGTGGAGATGTTTTTATGCACAAGATTGGAGCCAGATGATTAGGCTCATGGAGCGGAGCAATAAACTCGGCTTAAGCCTGGATTTATTTAAAATCCAGAATGAGATCTGGAAGAAGGGAGTTAAAAATTTTGATGCTCGATTTTTGAGTATTTTCTTTTTTGACACGGCCTCATCGAACTGA
- the panD gene encoding aspartate 1-decarboxylase, whose product MALRTFLQSKIHGATLTGANVEYEGSIAICPELMEAAGILPFEQVDVYNVDNGERLTTYAIRGQKGEICLNGAAAHKGKAGQKVIIASYIQLEPSEIQAHTPKLVFVDNQNRIKRFVRG is encoded by the coding sequence ATGGCTTTAAGAACCTTTTTACAATCTAAAATTCACGGCGCCACCCTCACCGGTGCCAATGTCGAATATGAGGGCAGCATCGCTATCTGTCCGGAACTGATGGAGGCTGCAGGCATTTTGCCTTTTGAACAAGTTGATGTTTATAATGTCGACAACGGAGAAAGGTTGACCACGTATGCTATCAGAGGTCAAAAAGGTGAAATTTGTTTAAACGGGGCGGCAGCCCACAAAGGTAAAGCCGGGCAAAAAGTAATCATAGCCTCTTATATTCAACTAGAGCCCTCTGAGATCCAGGCGCACACTCCCAAACTTGTCTTTGTTGACAACCAAAACAGAATCAAGAGGTTTGTCCGTGGTTAA